GAACGCGAACTCGGCGAGCGGGTCGCCCTGCACCGCGGACTGGACCTGAAGCGCCTGCCGCAGCCCGACCGGGCCGAGGCGGAGGACGAACTCCGCCGTCTGCAGGTCCTGTTCGTCGACGACCCGCTGCGGGCCGCCGCCGACACCGAGCGGCTGCTCCAGTCCGTGCTGGACCGGGCGGGCTACCCGCAGCAGGGCAGGATCCAGGCGCTCTCCGTCGACCACGCGGACCTCCTGACGGCCTACCGCGGCGCCCACTCCACCCTGGACCAGGCCCGCACGGCGACCGCCGGGACGGAGGACCTGCGCACCGCCCTGCTGGCCGTCCGCACCCTCACCCGCGCCGTCCTCGACCGCGACCCCGGCCGCCCCGGACCGGCCGGCAAGGGCCGCGCGTCCGCCGGCACGAGCCCCGCGCCCGCCGCGCAGCGTCCTGCCGACGGCGTCGCCCGCACCCCGGTCCCCGGGCACGGCTGACGGCCCGACCGAACCCCACGACCAGCACTGCCACCCGAGGGAGAGAGATGACCGCCGACCGCCCCCAGAACCCCGACCGCCGATCCGCCGAGCCGGCCCGCGGCCGCTTCGTCGACGCCTCGCCCGCGCCGTCCGCCGGACCGGAGAAGACCCCGGCGGGCCCGCTGCGCACGACCGTCCCGCGCCAGCCGGACGCCTCCTCGCCCCGCACCGCGGCCCCCGCCCGCCCCGAGCCCGCCGACCCCCGCCCCGAGCCCGCCGACCCCGGGTCCGAGCCCGCCGACCTCGACCGCACCGCCCGCGAGCGCGACCGTGACCGTGCCGACCGTGACCGTGACCGCGCCGGGCAGCCCGACCGTCCGGACGGCGCCTTGGGCAGCTGGCTGGAACCGCAGCGGGTCGAGGTGCTGTCCGCCGAGTGGAGCTCCGTCCAGGCGGGCTTCGTCGACGACCCGGCCGGCGCGGTCGAGCAGGCCGACGCACTCGTCGCCCGGGCCGCGGACCTGGTCGCCGAGGCCGTCCGGCGCCGCCGGGAGGGCCTGCGCGCGGGCCAGGACGGCCCGGCCGGCCACCCGACCGGCACCGAGGAGCTCCGGCTCGCCCTGCGCGACTACCGCAGCGTCCTGGACCGCCTCCTCGCGTCCTGACCGACCCCCGCGGCCCGGGCCCCGGCGCGCCGACCGGCCGCCGGGACCCGGGCCGCTGCACGGAAGGAGAACCATGTCCCTGTGGAGCGCCCTGCGGCCCGTCGCCGTCGCCGCGGCGGTCGTCCTCACGGCCCTCGTCCTGGACCGCACTGCCCTGCGCCTCTCCCGCCGCCTCGCCCCGCGGATGGCCACCAGCCCGCTGCGCGGCCTGCTGCGGCCGTGCCGGGTGCCGGTGCTGCTCACCTTCGGCGCCCTCCTGATGCTCGCCGCCGAGCCGGGCGCAGGGCTGCCGGACCCGGTCCGCGGCCCCGTCCGGCACGGCCTGGTGCTGTTCGCGCTGGCCTCCGGCAGCTGGCTGCTGGCCCGCGTGGTCGCCCTGCTGATCGACACCTCGCTGGCCCGCTACGCCACCGAGCGCCGCGACCCGGCACGGATCCGCCGGGTGCGGACCCAGACCGGCATGCTGCGCCGGCTGGCCAGCGCGGGCATCGCGGTGGTGGCCCTGGCGGCGGCACTGATGACCTTCCCGGCCGTCCGCTCGGTCGGCGCCAGCCTGCTGGCCTCGGCCGGGATCCTCGGCCTGGTGGTCGGCGTCGCCGCCCAGAGCACCCTGGCCAACCTGTTCGCCGGGATCCAGCTGGCCTTCGGCGACATGGTCCGGCTCGGCGACGAGGTCGTGGTCGCCGGGGACTGGGGCACCGTCGAGGAGATCACCCTCACCTACGTGGTGATCACGACCTGGGACCAGCGGCGCATCGTGATGCCGGTGTCCTACTTCGTCGGCAAGCCCTTCGAGAACTGGTCCCGCCGCGATCCCGCCATCACCGGCACCGCCGTGCTGCACCTCGACCA
The Kitasatospora paranensis genome window above contains:
- a CDS encoding mechanosensitive ion channel family protein — translated: MSLWSALRPVAVAAAVVLTALVLDRTALRLSRRLAPRMATSPLRGLLRPCRVPVLLTFGALLMLAAEPGAGLPDPVRGPVRHGLVLFALASGSWLLARVVALLIDTSLARYATERRDPARIRRVRTQTGMLRRLASAGIAVVALAAALMTFPAVRSVGASLLASAGILGLVVGVAAQSTLANLFAGIQLAFGDMVRLGDEVVVAGDWGTVEEITLTYVVITTWDQRRIVMPVSYFVGKPFENWSRRDPAITGTAVLHLDHRTPMDDLRAEFGRLLKESEWWDGRGSALQVVDTTPSTIVVRALMTARSASDAFELRCWMRERLIGFLREAHPEALPRVTLDRTAA